tCACGTGCCCGGCGCCCACCCTCCGCCGCCCGGCCGGTCCCGGGTGCTCCGGGTGCCCCTGTGCTCCGCGTGCGCCGGCGGGCTGGGGTCTCCGGCCTCGGCGCCGCCCGCCCCTCCCTACCCGCCTTCGCTGCGCTTTCTCCGCGGCTCCTGTGCGCCTCGGCCGCGCGTCACATCCGGCTGCCGGGCCGAGTCCTTCCGGAGCCGGGGCGGCCGGCGGCCTCGCGGGACGGGCGCAGGGAAGGGCGGAAGCGGCTGCGACGGGTGCCGCGGGGGGCCAAACTCCGTCGGCGCGCCGGGCGCCCccagctgggcagccctggggctcGTCGGGGGGCGGTGCGAGAGGGGGATGAATGAGAAAGAGGCCGAGGCGCGCGCTCTGGGACAGCGTTTATTGGCTCCTTGGAAACCCGCGTCCGTAACAACTGTACAGAGGCCCACCTTCCCCGCGCCCGCCCCCACTCCGCCCGGCGGCCCGGGGAGGCTCCTCGGGATTCACAGTAACAGGAACGAAAACGGAAATAAATTAAGTGATCCGGGGGAGGGAGTCCAGGGAGTCGTGTTCCCCGAGTCAGTGCATGAGGGGAGACTGCCGGCCCCGAGTGGGAGGCGTGGGCCCTGCACGCGGAGATGCGTTCCTGCTCCAGAGATGCGTCGGGCtctgggggctccgggggctcGGGGAGCACCCGCCGCGGCAGGGGATGCTAAGCCAGGGCCGGGGGGGCCCCACTGTGCTTGTCGTCCAGAGGCCAGCCCTCACTCCACCCGCACCAGCAGGGCATAGAGGAGTGTGGCCCCCTTCTCCTTGGTTATCCACTCGAGTTCTGCGGGGCTGAAGTGAGGGTCGGGAGGTTCTCGGAGGGTGGCCGAAGGGGGTCCGGGGGTGTAGGAGCCCGGGCGCACGCACACCTGGAACGCCACCTGGGCCTGGTGCGTTCGCTGGGACTTGGGATCCCGGAATCTGCAGGGCAAGAAGAAGGCCAGCCGTGAGGCCTCCAGGCTCCTCCCTCGGCtgcctgcgggggggggggggagggggggggtcaCTCCCACCTCCCAGAGAGAGGTGGCTTGGCTCTGGCCGCACCCCTGCTTGCTGGGGTCTCTCCAGGGCGCTCCCTGGCTTCCCTCTGCAGGCCTCTGCCCAAACCTAACCTTCGTCGCCATGTCTACCCTGACTACTGTGTGCCTGTACCTGTGCAAAGCACACCTGGGACCCACTGCGTCCCACTCTACTTTTATTTCCACAGTACTAGTCACCTTCAACAGTAAATGTGCTAGAGTGAGACAAGACCCAAGTGTCACAGCGGGGACACCAATGGGAAGCCATGGAGACCCCAGTCCCAGCCCCCATGTACTCACTGCACTTTGGACGCTAGGGTCTCGGCCCCAGCATactggagggagggggacagCAAGACGGAAGGGGGCTGCTCCTCCCGGGGTGGGGCGCAGTTCTCGCCAGGCTCCTCAAACCCCACCCCAGGCTTGCCTTTCAAGGGCCGGCAGCTCAGGATGGAGGCGGTGCCTGCGGGGAGAGCCAGTCAGGATGGAGGCGGTGCCTGCAGGGAGAGCCTCCTGGCCCAGGCCTGGCTTGCcccttctctgcccctgcccccggaCCTGCTCCCAGCTCTCCTCGGTCTAGCACCCTCCGGATGGCTGCCACGTTGCTCCCGTGATATGCCATGTGCCACTTCTTAGTCATCGTTCCAGCTTCCAGGCGGGGATTCACCCTAGGGTGTAGACCGGGCAGACTGGACAAAGATCCTCCCCTCGACCAGTAAAGGTTCTGTGGCTTCTTCCACGCACCCTCTTGGGAGCCTCCTTCGTCAAGGAAGAAAGAGCACGAAAGCAGACGCATGACCCTGCCCTGCGTGTACCTGAGATTGAACCTGCACCAGCCGAAGGGCAGCGCGTATTCCCGGGGGGGCTCCCCACGGCGCCTGTGGGCCTCGTCACCTCGAAGCTTCCGGCAAGACTCACAGTAGCACAGGCTCCGCTTGGGTGGAGGCATGAAATAGTCCTCTGTGAAAAAGTGAGGAGCAGTGTGGGCGCTACAGCTCCCGCCCTGGGCCTCCAGCACACAGACCCCTTCCTGCTGGTTCCCGGGGCTCTGAGCACAGCCCAGCAATGGTCCAAGGGGTGAGGCAGGCTCTGGATGACCGGGCACTCACCCAGACACTCACCAGGAAGCAACAGCAGTTCTTGGAAGCGGGAGCAGAGGGCGTGGTACTCGCAGCTCTTGAGAGGGCTGGCAGCTGGCAGGGGGCCCCAGCACACACTTTCCTTGATACCTGACAGGACAGAGGGGGGCACGGGTCACGGGAGTTGGGGCGACGGGGTGGGacagggctggggagaggcccGGCCCTGTGGGCTGGCTCACCATCCACCATGTCCGCTTTCTCCATGTCCCCTTGGGTTCCAGCACTCTTCCCACTGGCTGCCCCTGGTTCAGGACTCACGATTGTCACCTGCCGGAGAGAGTGTGATGAGtgtgactgagcccccagggcctgCTAACTGGCTCCCAGATCACAGactgccccaccccaggcccttgTTGCCGCTCACCTGCTCACACTGCCCATAGAGGTCCACAAGCGCATGGCAGGGCTGGGGGACATCTGATACCGCCACCCCCTGGTCCATCCCATTGACGTGGAGATGCAGGCCCCCAGAGCTGTCTAGCCGCAGCCCCAGGATGGTGCCTTCAGGACACGTGTCCAGATTTGGCCCAAACTTCTCACAAATCTAGGAAGAGAGACCTACTGTCTTCCCAAAGATCAGACTCCCACCGGCAGCAGCCAAGGCTGCCCACTGCCCACTGTAGTCCATATAGCCCTTCACCTACTTGGGACTGCCAATGCCAGGGCTTTGACACCATGCTCGCCCTCTGCCCAGGCTCCACCCCATCTCTCAAATACCTACAGTCTGCTTCCCTTTGTCCTCCCCTACAACATTCTCaatggcaaggatgcagaaagaCACAGGACGCCCCAGAGTTCCGATGATGATGCTCCCGCTCTTGCTCCCCCAACCCCATAGTCTTTCCCTACAGTGCACCTTTATACCTGTGGCCTCACCACCACGGCTGGAGGCCCCACTTCAACCTGTGGGCCAGCCCTGCCCAACGCTGAGTCctggccctctcccctccccctgctccctacCCACCTTGAGACCATTGTGGAAGATGCCCCGGCCCCGCAGCAGCCAGGCTGCCCGTTTGAGGGCGCAGGCAGAAGCAGGGAAGTTGAGCCTCTCAGGCGGGCAGGTGATGACTCCCAGGACCAGGGAAGATGTCCACTGCCGGTTCAGGAAGTCTATCCGCACCTGGAAGGGAAAGGCGGCCACTCCGGGATCATGGCCCTCTGGGAAGaggctccccaccccagccagggaTGGAGGCTGGCACCTCCCGGAGGGGAGCCCTGCAATGTCCCCCCTGCTGAGGCAGGGAGGGACTGCAAACAGCGggttcatttatttccttcctgtAGCAGGAAGGCCTGCTCCACTGGAAAGCCCTCTCTGCACCCACACGTAGTACCAAGTGTCTTTCTTGGGACCCTGCCAGCCCATCCCCACTGCTTCCCTCACCAGCTACCAGGTGGGCCTTCCACACAGTCCACGCACAAACCCCACCACAGGGTATGAACGAATCACAGCCCATGAAGCTCATCCAAGGGGGCTGCCTCTACCTTGCCCTCAAATGGAAAGGTTTTCTCCAGGAGGGTTGGCCCTGGGTCACCCCACACAGGAAGAGCTGCAGCAGGTTAAGGAGCAAATGCCCACCTGGACTAGGAGCTGGGGCACCAGGGGCTGGTTGATGACAACGATGCCCTGGTTGTAGCTGGCTACGCGTGTGGCCGTACGGTTCCCGTTGGACAAAAGGATATTCTTCCCATGGTTCTCCAGGAACTCCAGTGACGTCGACATCATGGCCACTTGACTCTGACCCTGGCATGGAGCAGAGATGGGCTGCTGGGGTTGTCCATGCGAGGCCCAGCTGCCTCGCCCCACCCTCCGCCTGGCGTTGACACAGAGCTTGCGTCTACGCCTCTGCGACCTGGGGCAGGATCAGAGAACCCCGGAACACCCCGGTGTCCGACGGCCCACTGAGTGGCCATCCACATGCCCTGTGTGCCCCACACAGCCTCTCACTCTCAAGCTGTGCTCCTCCCCATCGTCATCTTCCTCGGCCTCGCTGCCCGTGTCCGAGCTGGGAGATGGAGGCTGGGTGCCCTCGGGCTCCTCCAGCCTTGTGGAGCTGACCACAGACACACTCCGTACCGGCCCGTAGAGATCCAGCACGGCCCACACATTCTGGGGGCAGGAGGTAGATGCAGGAGTTAGACACCCGCAGGGGGCCTCCAGCCTGCACCCCCAAACCCAAGAAACGTCTCAGACCCACCTTGGCAATGCCGGTAGCTGCGGGCCCCATGTCCTCTCCATCCACCAGGATGTGCATCGTGTCATCTGCGCCCCGACGAATGCCCACGCGGCTCCCCACCTAGGATCGAGGTGACACAAGCACAGAtgctcagccccccaccccctcacccatgTGCCCACCTCCACCCCGTCCCTGGAGCCAACAGTGTCACCCCCAGCCTCTCCAGGCTCCGGCCGTAGTTCATCCTCTGGAGCTGCCCGTCACGCCTCACTTCACAGCTGGACACCATCCAGGTGGTCTTTGTCCGGAGctccgggagggagggaggcagccctgggcccccaccTGCGCCAGGCCCCATCTCCCCGGGCGCTAGTGTGGTCAGCCCCAGCCGGAGGGAGCCCGCCCACTTCTCATCCAGTTCCTCTACTTTCACCTGAGGGggtaaaagagagggagagagagcacagcagccGGCACTagcaggagcaggaggacagGAAGCAGCCTGGCCCTGCCACAAGGGCCCCCCCGCGCACCTCAAATACTTCCTCCGTCTTGAGTTCCTTGGTGCTGAAGACCAGGCCATGCGCATAGCCCACCGCACGTACCGCCCTTGTGCCATCCTCCTCCAGGGCCACATTCTTGCCGCAAGTACTGTGGAATCGGTGAGCCACGCCAGCCGCTGCGGAGAAAGGAAGGGGCAGGACTGGGGTCAAGGCTTTCAGGTGAACTGTGAAGCTGCCATTCAGGCCCCGACTGCCATTGCCGTGCGACCTCCGACCCTGGTCACCACAGCCAGCCCCAATCCCCAAGCACATGAGCAGCTTCCAGCACCCTGGCCCAACTCCAGCCTCTTCCTGATGGCTTCCTACCCCAGCTTATTCCCTCCCCTGGGTCTGTAGCTGAGGGGGCTGCCCTGTCCTTGAGCAGCTCCCCGTCCGCTGTCGCCGCATCCCTCCAGCCCCCGGCTTGCAAGCATAGCCCACCCGCCCTCCCCACGCGCTGAACCTGGGGAGTGCAAAGGGAAGGATTTCTCGGTGGCAGTGTTGCTGGTTGCCAAGCTGTTGTCCATGGGGCCGGTGGCATTGGTGATGGACACTTGGACACACTGGCCGTAAAGATCCACTACTGCGTACACCTCTGGATGGAGAAGGAGGGGATCAGAAGCCCGAGAGCCCGGGCTGAGCTGGCATGAGGGTGGCGGGCCAAAAGGCACAGAGCAGTCACCTTTACCCGGAGGCAAGCCTGAGCAGGCGGCGCCTTGGTCCTGGCCGTTGATGAAGTAGTGCAGGTCACCCTTGGCTGTTCGCATCATGCCGATGCGTGCACCCGTGCCCAGGGCGTCCAGGTCACACCCGTAGTTGTTGCGCATCGTGTTCCCGTCTTGCATGATGGCCGTGCCACTGGAGAGAGGACAGAAGGACCGCTGAGCCTCCCGCCTCTTCCCCACACAGGCCTCTGAGCAGTCTCTGATCGTCAGAACCTTCCAGTGCCTTGCATCAGGATCTTCATCTGGGGTCTGAGACCCAATCCTGTCTCCCATACCTCTGGGGACCACCCACAGAGAAAAGCGGGAGCTGCCataagaggagaaaaggaagctgGGCCACCGTGGGGTGCGTGGTGACATGGGAGCACTTcccagaatggaaagaaaagagcgACCCGATCCCTTGGACCTGTCGTTGTCCAGGGCCACCGAAGGCCCCAAAGCTGGCTTCCCTCATCCTCACTAGCTCCACCTGACCCTGCCAGGCTGGCTGTCCCCACAGGCAGCCTAACCTCAGCATCCATGTGTCGTAGTCAATGTCTGTCATGGTGTTGGGGAATTCGAGGTCTTCCGGCCGAATGGCAGTCACTCCTAGGAGGTAGCAGCAGGGGGTCAGAACCAAGGCTCCAGCAACGGGCAGCCAGCACCATCCCCAGCACACAGAGTCTgtcacacacgtgcatgcacgcATGCAGAAATGCACAGGTGCCCCTTACCAGCCTCAATGGAGCCTGACCAGCGGTCCACCATCTTCTGAATAACGATTTCAAACAGCTCTCCGTCCCGCAGGGCCCTGCCAGAGACAGCGGCAATCAGGCCCCAGTTGGGTGGCCAAGGCTGGGCGGCGGGAGGCTGGGGCCGTGACAGCGCCAACACTGACCGGTTGGAGATGACGATGGCGTCATTGAACTCGCTGCGGCAGTTGTGCCGGAGTGCGGTGCGGCCCCCGTTGGTGATGACTGCATTACTGCCGTGCAGCTGATGGAAGCGCAGGTCAGAGCCCCCGGCCCCTGATGATGGGGAGCTGGGAGACACCTGGTTGTTCCCTTCAGAGAGGGGCTCAGGGGCCGGGGGCACCTCTGTGAGAGTGGTCATCACCCGTTAGGCTTCCAGTGGTCTCCGAGgccccccagccaccccccagcTCCTACCAGGCCTGGGCGGTAGCCACCCCaggccaccccagcaccccccagCTCCTACCCATCCCAGCCCTCACCCACGTCATCCACAATGGTAGCTTGGGCTGCCTGGCCATAGAGGTCCACAACAGCGTAGACGCCAGGGGGCACATTCCAGGCCGCAGGGCCCTGGGTCATCCCGTTGACGAAGAAGTGCAGGGTCCCGTCCTCCCGCCGCACCACGCCCACAGTGTCCCCTGCCTTGGAAGAAGGGGGGCTGGAGTGAGGAGTCAGGCAGAGTTCCCGCCTGGGCTAGTCCTATAGCAGCCCCGATGGGCCTGCCCCCCATCACCAGGCCTGGGCGGCACACCTGCTCCCCCACCTTGAGGCGGTCCAGATTGTGCCCATACTCGTCCAAAATGGTCGTTCCGTTGTGCATCACCCCATTCCCGGTCATCATCCAGGTCCCTAGGAGAACGAGGAAACACAGAGCACATAAGTGAGCCCCGGGCCCCCTGCCCTTCACAGCCCCCACGGCACTCCTCGCCCCCGTGGCAGGCCGCCGCAGCAAAACAAGAACAAGCCAGCTCCgtgggggctgtgggggcagCTTCCCCCTTAGGACCTGATCCTGGCCCCGCCCTCCTTGGGAGCTCACCAGAGCGCAAGTTGGTCATGGTGGAGGGCAACTGGAGGTAGGCAGGGTTGTGGGTGGTGACACCAATCTCAATGGAGCCAGCCCACTTGTCCACCATCTTGTCGATGCGCACCTGAAACACCTCTCCGTCCCGCAGGGCTCTGCTACTCAGCACCACGCCATGGTTGAAGTCATCTGTGGCACTGAGGGCACAGCGAATGCGTAACTGAGCACACCAAAGCTTAGCCCGCCAGtgcccacctcacacctgtggtGCTGAGCCACGTGGCTGAACTTCACTCTCCAGGAGGCACCCCCCCATACTATCAAGAACTCCCCACGTCAGAAGCCACACACCCCCCCCCACGCCTGCCTCCTGCTTCTCCACCCCTCCTCCGATCCTGTTAGAGTCCCTGCAGCAGGCTTCTCCCCACACCATGGGCCATACTGGGGCCTCAGGGCAGTGCGTCCCTCGTGGGTGATAGCTGCCTTCTGCCCGCAGTTAGGGTGGAAGAGCAGGCGCTCGGGCTCTGCCTGGGTGGCAGGAGTGGCGCGACGCAGGGCGCCCTCGGGGGACAGTGCCCGCAGGATGGCATTGTTTCGACGCAGCCGGTCGCTGTGGTTGTTATTGTGGACGATGGTCACCTTCACAGCCATCCCGTACAAGTCCACCACGCCGTACACCACTGGGGGTGTCAGTGGGGTAGCCACGCCTGCcggggagaaggcagagagggaaggaatatGGGGAGACCAGCATCAGGGAGACACAGGACGGTGAGGTACAGACCCCTGCCCAACACCGAAAGCCCTAGCCCAATGGCCTGCCTCAGGTATCTCCTTACCCTGATCAATGCCATTGATAAAGAAGTGCAGGGCTGAGTTGGACTTCCTTGTGAGACCAATGTGGTCGCCCTCCTAGTCAGAGCAGAAAAACAAAGATCTGGAATCCGCCTCCAATCAGGCTCTGGCCCAGGCCGCAGGGGAACAGCCCCAAAGGCACCTGAGTCTTGAGCCCCTGAACCCTCCCTCACAGCAAGTCTGGCACAGGGTGAAGCCACCTCATACACAGCACCTTAGCCACCTCTCCAAGCAATTCATGAGCTCATCTCAGGcgtggagaagaaaagaaaaaaagaaacccataccaAACATAGTGAGCAAGCTTCTTGACTGTAGTCATGACCCCACACGACccctcagaaaaaaagaaaacctctggcTCTGAAATCTGAGTGCCTAACTACCAGGCAACCGTGCCTTCTCAGAAGGAACCTCTCGGAGAAAGATCAGAAGCCTTGTTCCAGGTCACAGCGGAGACTGGGGTGCCCGGGCAGGGGTGCTGGGTAACAAGGCTGCCCCAGAGCGCGGCCCAGACTGCACGCCCACCCCTTACCTGCAGCTCATCCAGGCTGAATTCACAGTACTCCCGGCGGGTGCCCTTGCCATTGGTCAGGATCCCACAGCCGCTCATCATGATGGTGCCTGTGGGAAGGCAGACGCCCGGCATCAGGCCAGGCCTTCCTTCACCATGGGAAGGTGTCCCCGCCCCGCCAGGGCTGGTACCTGACTGTAAATTGGTCATGGTGGCAGGGTACTCCAGGTTGTTGGGGTTGTGGGTGGTGACACCAATCTCAATGGAGCCCGACCACTTGTCTACGAGCTTGTCAATGCGGATCTTGGGGGGAGcgacagcaggagggagaggagggcatgTCAATGTGGAGAGAGGACCCTCGGCCCCACCCTTCCAATgtcagggatcgagccccattttTGGTTCCCAGAGGGTGAGGTACCAGCCAGGGCCCAGGACCTCACACACCTCAAACATCTCATTGTCCCGGAGAGGGCGGTTGGTCATGACAACCCCGTTGTTGAATTCGTCCAGGGGCCGGCGGCGCTCAGCTGTCTTATTGTTGTTGCTGAGTTTGATGAGAGTCCCACACTTCTCGTGAAAGAGCAGGGCGTCGTTGGAGGTGAGGATGGGCGAGGTGGCAGCCCCGCCAGACCCCAGTCCTTCCCCTGCCGGTGGGGAGCTCAGGTTCACATTTAGGAGCCCCCCGTTGTAGGCAGAAAGGATGGCGTTGCCCACCACCTCAGAGAGCTCCATGCTGGCAAAGTCTAGGCGGCAGGACAGGGGAGGGAAGCCGGAATGAGGCTCTACACGTTCAGGCCCTCCACTCTCCCCCTAATCCTCTCCTGAgggccccctcccctcacctTCCGCCTCACTTCCCATTCCCCTTCCCAAAGCCTCCAGGGTGCCCTCACCATTATGCGACTCAAGGCTGTTAGGAAACGTCTCCGGCCGGGGCTGCGCTGGGGACACCATGAAGGCTGGGGACCaggcggggtgggaggggaatGAGGGTCCAGCCCCTGCTGCGGGGCCCACAACCAGGACACCCCTCCTGTAGCCCCTGCTTCCCCTTCAGCAGACTGGGGTCTGAGTGGCCCTACCCGAACCCAGACTCCATGGTCACTAGTCACCCAtgccttctgccactccccctgccccgccTCTTCCCCTCGGCCCTGGCTGGGTTCTCACCTTCATCCCCAGAGGTCGCCTGTTCAGTCAAGGTGGAATCTTCAGGGGGTGCAGAGGGCTCGAGGGGAGGTGTGGGGATGGGAGCAGGGGGGCTGAAACCTGGCTCGGGGGGCAGCACGGTGATCTGGGTGCACTTGCCGTAAAGGTCCACCACGGCCCAGACCCGGGCGGGGAGGCCCGTGGCGGCAACACCACAGTCCCGCCCATTCACCCAGAGCCGCAGCTCCCCAGCAACTGTGCGCTCCACGCCCACACGGTCCCCTTCACCAAGCTGGTCCAGGTCCTGACCATACTCCTCCAGCACAGAGCGTCCATCCCTCAACACCGAGCAGCCTGACACTACCCATGAGCCCCCCTTCAGCCCTGTGGCGCTGCTTGGGAAGTCCAGAACACTGGGGTCTAGGGCCGTCACCCCAATCTCAATGGAGCCACTCCAGGAGTTGACCTGTGATAAGGGTGGTGGACAGAGGCTCAGGATGGGCTACCGTGGGTCCCCAACCACTAGGAAACCACATTTCACAAACCACGTGTCCCCCTCTCTCCACACCCCTAACAGCTAACTGGCTTTTCTCTATTGAGACCCAAGACACGACTCTAGAGAGGTGGTCCTGTGAGCAATCATCTGGACTGTCTCAGGGACTGCTGGGCCCGCTGTACCCCAGCAACTCTGCCCCCACTCTGGGATCTGTCCCCAACACCACCATGCCCTGGCTGCAGCCCCCCTGGCTTCCAGCATCCAAGTTCCCGGCTCTCCATGCCCATCCTCCTAGCTCCTGTCTaccaccctcctcccccctcccaattccccccacccccgacctcaTTTTCTCCAGGGCTCCTGCTCCACTCAGATTCCCTCTCTTCCCAAGTTCCATCTGTGTGCACCTGGCCTCTTCTCCGAGGGGCACACAAGCAGGCACACCTCCCCTCGGCCCCCCTGAGGGTCTCTCCTCACCCACCTCTTCGCCCCAGCTGATCCTCCAACGGCCGGTCCTTCCCCGGCTTCTCTCCTGCGCTCCTACCACATCCCCGACATCCCTCCATCTTTTCACCTCCCCAGAAACCATCCCGGGAGATCTGGACCCTAACCACCCCTGGGGTGGCAGCGTCCCGTGTCCGTTCCCTGCTCCGGGGTCTCGAGCAATCTAAAGCTCTCGccgtccctctccccttccccgcCCGCCGCCTGGTGCCGCGACGGTGTGTCGGTTCGCTCTCGGCAGCCGGCGGCGGAGGCCAGCCCGGCCGTCCCGCCCCGCGTCTCCCGCtcgccccctcccgcctccctcccgcGGGCCCCGCTCCGCACCTTGCGGTCGATGCGGACGGTGAAGACGCGTCCATCGCGCAAGGGCTCCCGGCTCAACACCAGCCCGTGGTTAAACTCCTGGCCCGGCTGCTGCCGCCGCGCGGTACGCCCGCAGGCCGACAGGCTCACCAGGCGCCCGGTGCGGGGGTGCAACTCCCCGCCGGACCCCGGCCCTGCGCCGCTCCCGCcggggcccccacccccgccaggccCCGGCCCGGGGCCACCCCCGGAGCCCCCGCTCCCACCCGACCCCGCCGCCATCGCCGCTGACACCGGGGCCGCGCGACAGCCGCGCTTGGCGGCACCGTGGCAACCGCGACGCACAGACACCCAGAGGGAACGGGATTCCGCGCTGGGGCCGGGTATGCTTTACGGCACTGCCGGGCGAGGAAGCATCCCGGGCTAGGGAACTAGTAACCCACCACGGTGGGAACGGAGGACGACGGGGTCGGGCAGGCTTGCTTTACGGCACGGCGGGGTGACGGCGAGGCTCTCAAAGGCGTGTGGGCTAGGACAGGGAGCTTTTGCGACAGAAGAGGAAACGACAGCCGCAGGCCCCTTTACGACGCAGGGGGTCCGCCCCACCTTCAGCTTGGCAACAGCGGCGCCGACGACCCCGCCCTCGCCGAGGTACGCGGCCCCTCTAGGAAGCCGCTTTACGGCGGGCGGAGGGGGTGTGTTCCCCTCGCGCCACAGCCTTCGCAGTGGGTGAGCAGCGGCCTTAGGACCTGGGGAAGGGAGCCGGGCGCTTTATAAATGAACACCTCGGCGCCGCGCGGCTACGTCTTTGCGACACTGTCGCAACCTCGTCGCTTTGTATCACACCTCTCGTGAGGGGCACAGCAGGCCAACTTTGGGGAGGGGGCCGGCGGAGGCTAAAGGGGTTGGCAGTACTTCCAGATAAGCCCACCGTGAACTCCCATCCAGCCAGACCCTTAAATCTTAAAGCCACGGATAAACAGTCCAGTGAAACCTTGGCAGGTGGTTTCCAGCAACGGCGCTGAGGAattgacccccgcccccccaaaaagaCCCCCGAGCTAGGAACAAGCCCCCAGCCCAACTCTGCGAGCTCGCGCTGAGGCTGAAAGGCTGTGACGTCACAATCAAGGCTTTTCGCCCGTAACCGGGACCCCCGATTGTGATTGGATAATTCGGATGAAGGCGGTGATGGGGAAGAAGGGCGGGAACAAATCCCAGAGACAAAGAAGGCCTTTGggtgggacagagagaggcaaccAGAGGGCAACCCCCCAGCCCGAGGGCCCTACTTAGAGTCTGGAACCCCGGATCGCGGCCCCGGAGAGCGGAGCGGAAGTGGACCCGGGCCTCTGCCAGAGCGTCCCCCGCCCGgcgcggtgggggcggggcctcggggcggggtTATGTGGGGGCGGGGCAGCTGAGAGGGGCCCCCGGGAGGGGCCATGGAGAAGCCGGAGGCTGTGGGGGCCGCTGGCGGCCTCGGTGGGGAGTCTCCGGGAGGGGCGAGCAGGGGAGCGCTAGGAGGCGTCGGAGGAGTCGAGGCAGATGCCGGGCCGCCCTCCGGTGCTGCCTTGTTTCACGGTTCTGAGCCCCCCCTGCACTCTGGAGGGATCGTAACTCGCAGTCCTAGAGTTAGCCGGCCCTCGGCGAGGGTAGCAGTCCCCGGTTCCGGGCCCAGCCAGCACCCTGGGGAGGTTGCGGGCCTGAGCGCCGGGTCCTGCCCAAACCCTGACGGATTCAATGCCCCCTTCCCTGGAACCAGTGTATCCGGGACCTGCGGCCTCGGgtctgggggctctggggtgTACAACTCGGGATGCAGTCCGCCGCGCTCCGGGTCAACTTGCTCGCACTCCCACAAACCTGGTGAGGGCCGACCCCGGAGCATCCTAAAAAACAGCAGCTCCATCTTGATGCAGAAGTGCCTCCATGCGGACAAGTAAGGAGCCCCGCTCAGGGGGCAGCGGCGCGGAGCCCGGAGGGCGGGGTTCCCGACACTGGAGGGGGCGGAGCTAGGGGAGAGGGTGGTGTCCTAAGAACTAGGAAGGAGAGCGGCTGAGGGCTGTGAGCTGGGAATTCTCGGGTTCCAGGCTCTCTGGGGCCGCAGCTGGGGCCCAGTAAACGTTGTCAGGCCAGTATGTGATTATCATCAGGTATGGCACCCTCGCCTCGCCATCCTCAGGCTCCTGCGCCTCTGAGATCACGAGAGGATACAAGAGAAAGGTTTTTGAATAACTGAAGGAACGAGGGAGGGTTGTGA
This window of the Canis lupus dingo isolate Sandy chromosome 5, ASM325472v2, whole genome shotgun sequence genome carries:
- the NEURL4 gene encoding neuralized-like protein 4 isoform X10 codes for the protein MVSGEVKRWRDVGDVVGAQERSRGRTGRWRISWGEEVNSWSGSIEIGVTALDPSVLDFPSSATGLKGGSWVVSGCSVLRDGRSVLEEYGQDLDQLGEGDRVGVERTVAGELRLWVNGRDCGVAATGLPARVWAVVDLYGKCTQITVLPPEPGFSPPAPIPTPPLEPSAPPEDSTLTEQATSGDEAFMVSPAQPRPETFPNSLESHNDFASMELSEVVGNAILSAYNGGLLNVNLSSPPAGEGLGSGGAATSPILTSNDALLFHEKCGTLIKLSNNNKTAERRRPLDEFNNGVVMTNRPLRDNEMFEIRIDKLVDKWSGSIEIGVTTHNPNNLEYPATMTNLQSGTIMMSGCGILTNGKGTRREYCEFSLDELQEGDHIGLTRKSNSALHFFINGIDQGVATPLTPPVVYGVVDLYGMAVKVTIVHNNNHSDRLRRNNAILRALSPEGALRRATPATQAEPERLLFHPNCGQKAAITHEGRTALRPQYGPCATDDFNHGVVLSSRALRDGEVFQVRIDKMVDKWAGSIEIGVTTHNPAYLQLPSTMTNLRSGTWMMTGNGVMHNGTTILDEYGHNLDRLKVGEQAGDTVGVVRREDGTLHFFVNGMTQGPAAWNVPPGVYAVVDLYGQAAQATIVDDVEVPPAPEPLSEGNNQVSPSSPSSGAGGSDLRFHQLHGSNAVITNGGRTALRHNCRSEFNDAIVISNRALRDGELFEIVIQKMVDRWSGSIEAGVTAIRPEDLEFPNTMTDIDYDTWMLSGTAIMQDGNTMRNNYGCDLDALGTGARIGMMRTAKGDLHYFINGQDQGAACSGLPPGKEVYAVVDLYGQCVQVSITNATGPMDNSLATSNTATEKSFPLHSPAAGVAHRFHSTCGKNVALEEDGTRAVRAVGYAHGLVFSTKELKTEEVFEVKVEELDEKWAGSLRLGLTTLAPGEMGPGAGGGPGLPPSLPELRTKTTWMVSSCEVRRDGQLQRMNYGRSLERLGVGSRVGIRRGADDTMHILVDGEDMGPAATGIAKNVWAVLDLYGPVRSVSVVSSTRLEEPEGTQPPSPSSDTGSEAEEDDDGEEHSLRGQSQVAMMSTSLEFLENHGKNILLSNGNRTATRVASYNQGIVVINQPLVPQLLVQVRIDFLNRQWTSSLVLGVITCPPERLNFPASACALKRAAWLLRGRGIFHNGLKICEKFGPNLDTCPEGTILGLRLDSSGGLHLHVNGMDQGVAVSDVPQPCHALVDLYGQCEQVTIVSPEPGAASGKSAGTQGDMEKADMVDGIKESVCWGPLPAASPLKSCEYHALCSRFQELLLLPEDYFMPPPKRSLCYCESCRKLRGGSQEGAWKKPQNLYWSRGGSLSSLPGLHPRVNPRLEAGTMTKKWHMAYHGSNVAAIRRVLDRGELGAGTASILSCRPLKGKPGVGFEEPGENCAPPREEQPPSVLLSPSLQYAGAETLASKVQFRDPKSQRTHQAQVAFQVCVRPGSYTPGPPSATLREPPDPHFSPAELEWITKEKGATLLYALLVRVE